One stretch of Streptomyces hygroscopicus DNA includes these proteins:
- a CDS encoding aldehyde dehydrogenase — protein sequence MTDATNAQVLVHKLDAAAGAFEQWSRLQPADRAPFLKAIASALEEAAPKLVAIADEETSLGRTRLRNELVRTVFQLRLFTEVVTRGEYLGATIDRADPAWPMGPRPDLRRVLEPLGPVVVFAASNFPFAFSVAGGDTASALAAGCPVVVKAHSGHPRLSAATAEVVHHALRSAGAPEGLFDVIFGTEAGRAAIVDPRVKAGAFTGSIEAGRALFDLAAGRPEPIPFFGELGSVNPVFVTEAAAERRGPEIVSEFVGSFTLGAGQFCTKPGILLVPASAKLVDRLPGAVPGSSLTLLNDRIRTSYASAVRELRDTAGVRVVVSGDHTAADPSPTVLCTTSAELLGDPEALIREVFGPAALVVEYTEESELLDVAKVIDGQLTASIQGEDDDAIAAELIRLLAAKAGRVLWNQWPTGVSVTYAQQHGGPYPATTAPGTTSVGTEAISRFLRPVAYQGVPQHLLPPALRDANPLGIPQRAF from the coding sequence ATGACCGATGCGACGAATGCGCAGGTCCTGGTGCATAAACTCGACGCCGCCGCAGGCGCGTTCGAGCAGTGGAGCCGTCTCCAGCCGGCCGACCGTGCCCCGTTTCTCAAGGCCATCGCCTCCGCACTCGAAGAGGCCGCGCCGAAGCTCGTGGCGATCGCGGACGAGGAGACGTCCCTCGGGCGGACCCGGCTGCGGAACGAACTGGTCCGCACGGTGTTCCAGCTGCGGCTCTTCACCGAAGTGGTGACGCGGGGGGAGTATCTCGGGGCCACGATCGACCGCGCCGACCCCGCGTGGCCGATGGGCCCGCGGCCCGATCTGCGCCGGGTGCTCGAACCGCTCGGCCCCGTGGTCGTCTTCGCCGCGAGCAACTTCCCGTTCGCGTTCAGCGTGGCGGGCGGTGACACCGCCTCGGCACTCGCGGCGGGCTGCCCGGTCGTGGTCAAGGCCCACTCCGGCCACCCCAGGCTCTCGGCCGCCACGGCGGAGGTGGTGCACCACGCGCTGCGGTCCGCGGGCGCACCCGAGGGGCTCTTCGACGTGATCTTCGGTACGGAGGCCGGCCGGGCCGCCATCGTGGACCCGCGGGTGAAGGCGGGCGCGTTCACCGGATCGATCGAGGCGGGCCGAGCGCTTTTCGACCTCGCCGCGGGCCGTCCGGAGCCCATACCGTTCTTCGGTGAACTCGGCAGCGTCAACCCGGTGTTCGTGACGGAGGCCGCCGCCGAGCGGCGCGGGCCCGAGATCGTCTCGGAGTTCGTCGGCTCGTTCACGCTCGGCGCCGGACAGTTCTGCACCAAGCCCGGCATCCTGCTGGTCCCGGCCTCGGCCAAGCTGGTGGACCGGCTTCCCGGCGCGGTTCCGGGCAGCTCGTTGACGTTGCTCAACGATCGCATCCGGACCTCCTATGCGAGTGCGGTACGCGAGCTGCGCGACACGGCCGGGGTGCGCGTCGTGGTGAGTGGCGACCACACCGCCGCCGATCCGTCGCCGACGGTGCTGTGCACGACCTCGGCCGAACTGCTCGGTGACCCGGAGGCGCTCATCCGGGAGGTGTTCGGACCGGCCGCGCTGGTCGTCGAGTACACGGAGGAGAGTGAACTGCTCGACGTGGCGAAGGTCATCGACGGACAGCTGACCGCGTCCATCCAGGGCGAGGACGACGATGCCATCGCCGCGGAGTTGATCAGGCTCCTGGCCGCCAAGGCCGGACGTGTGCTCTGGAACCAGTGGCCCACGGGCGTGTCGGTCACCTACGCCCAACAGCACGGCGGTCCCTACCCGGCCACCACCGCGCCAGGTACGACCTCGGTGGGGACCGAAGCCATCTCCCGGTTCCTGCGGCCGGTCGCCTATCAGGGCGTGCCGCAGCACCTCCTGCCCCCGGCCCTGCGCGACGCGAACCCGCTCGGGATCCCCCAGCGGGCCTTCTGA
- a CDS encoding molecular chaperone GroES: MKAAVLHRPGAPLTVEDVDLDDPGPGEVSLRVLAAGVCHSDLHYMNGDLNVRLPAVLGHEGTGIVERVGEGVTRVRPGDTVITLWRPRCGDCEFCTTGRPALCPLGRVQAASNGLLDGTQRLNLNGEKVHHLMGVSCFAEQCVVSERSVLTIDPDIPPEIAAIAGCAVVTGAGAALNVMKDATGEGVVVIGAGGVGLSAVMGLRLVGADPIVAVDTVDAKLEKALELGATHAVNARTHRLTEELTRISPKPMAWSLDAVGTPQTLAQAVEVVGTGGTAVALGLGKVGATAAVPINPLVQQEKRLIGSLYGSANTPVDIPKLVELFKAGRLPLDKLLGEQYELSAINEAYAALSRGATGRAVIIPGHQRS; encoded by the coding sequence ATGAAGGCAGCAGTACTGCACCGGCCCGGTGCGCCGTTGACCGTCGAGGACGTCGATCTCGACGACCCCGGACCGGGCGAGGTCAGCCTCCGCGTGCTCGCCGCCGGCGTGTGCCACAGCGATCTGCACTACATGAACGGCGACCTCAACGTCCGCCTGCCCGCGGTGCTCGGGCACGAGGGGACCGGCATCGTCGAGCGGGTGGGGGAGGGGGTGACCCGGGTCCGCCCCGGCGACACCGTCATCACCCTGTGGCGTCCGCGGTGTGGCGACTGCGAGTTCTGCACGACCGGCCGTCCCGCCCTGTGCCCGCTCGGCCGGGTGCAGGCGGCCTCCAACGGCCTGCTCGACGGGACGCAGCGGCTGAACCTGAACGGCGAGAAGGTCCACCACCTCATGGGGGTCTCCTGCTTCGCCGAGCAGTGCGTCGTCTCGGAACGGTCGGTCCTCACGATCGACCCGGACATCCCGCCGGAGATCGCGGCGATCGCCGGATGCGCCGTGGTGACCGGGGCCGGCGCGGCGCTGAACGTCATGAAGGATGCCACCGGAGAGGGCGTCGTGGTCATCGGCGCCGGTGGCGTCGGGCTCAGCGCGGTCATGGGGCTGCGCCTCGTCGGTGCCGATCCGATCGTCGCGGTCGACACGGTGGACGCCAAGCTGGAGAAGGCACTCGAGCTGGGCGCCACCCATGCGGTCAACGCCCGTACGCACCGCCTCACCGAGGAACTCACCAGGATCTCGCCGAAACCGATGGCCTGGTCGCTGGACGCGGTCGGCACGCCCCAGACACTCGCCCAGGCGGTCGAGGTCGTGGGCACGGGTGGCACCGCCGTCGCCCTCGGCCTCGGCAAGGTGGGCGCCACCGCGGCTGTGCCCATCAACCCCTTGGTGCAGCAGGAGAAGCGGCTGATCGGCAGTCTCTACGGCTCGGCCAACACACCGGTCGACATCCCCAAGCTCGTCGAACTGTTCAAGGCCGGTCGCCTGCCCCTCGACAAGCTGCTCGGGGAACAATACGAACTGTCTGCGATCAACGAGGCTTACGCCGCGCTGTCGCGGGGCGCCACCGGCCGTGCTGTGATCATCCCTGGTCACCAGCGCTCGTAG
- a CDS encoding fumarylacetoacetate (FAA) hydrolase yields the protein MKKDLIADLGRRLWQAGNEATADDSTAVDAAAADQLDDLEMAYAVESATRDLAVAAGGRVIGYKVGLTAQPVRDTFGADEPAAGHLLADRLLADGEPLATAGLFAPMAEVEIAFTLGEALPGPQVTAQDVRNATAAVAPAFEIVDSRWRGGARTLPMLVADNTNAARALLGSPVPPPASADLAKITATLSIGSRMVPGSAAAVMGDPAEAVAWLARHLLRGGRRLEAGDIVLSGTLCAPTAISAGDRLVADLGELGRIALDVN from the coding sequence ATGAAGAAGGACCTGATCGCGGACCTGGGCCGACGGCTGTGGCAAGCCGGTAACGAGGCCACCGCGGACGACTCCACCGCGGTCGACGCCGCCGCGGCCGATCAGCTCGATGACCTCGAAATGGCCTACGCCGTCGAGAGCGCGACCCGCGATCTGGCGGTGGCGGCCGGTGGTCGGGTGATCGGCTACAAGGTCGGCCTCACGGCACAGCCCGTGCGGGACACTTTCGGCGCCGACGAGCCCGCCGCGGGCCACCTGCTCGCCGACCGGCTGCTGGCGGACGGCGAACCCCTCGCCACGGCCGGGCTGTTCGCCCCCATGGCAGAGGTGGAGATCGCCTTCACCCTGGGCGAGGCGCTGCCCGGCCCGCAGGTGACCGCGCAGGACGTCCGCAACGCCACCGCCGCGGTCGCGCCGGCCTTCGAGATCGTCGACAGCAGGTGGCGCGGCGGCGCGCGGACGCTCCCCATGCTCGTCGCCGACAACACCAACGCCGCTCGCGCGCTGCTGGGGTCCCCGGTTCCCCCACCGGCGTCAGCGGACCTGGCGAAGATCACCGCCACGCTGTCGATCGGCTCCCGGATGGTGCCGGGGAGCGCGGCCGCCGTCATGGGCGACCCCGCCGAGGCGGTCGCGTGGCTGGCCCGCCACCTGCTGCGCGGCGGACGGCGGCTGGAAGCCGGGGACATCGTCCTGAGCGGCACCCTGTGCGCCCCGACGGCGATCAGCGCCGGTGACCGCCTGGTCGCCGACCTCGGCGAGCTGGGCCGAATCGCCCTCGACGTCAACTGA
- a CDS encoding NADP oxidoreductase: protein MATLGFIGSGNIGTKIARLAIAAGIDVVLSNSRGPQSLTETIAELGERARAATPEEAARAGDWVVVSIPLAAYRQLPAAALAGKVVLDTINYYPFRDGEFEVLNSGGTTTSELVQEHLAGAKLVKAFNNINDQHIPALARPAGAADRSALPIAGDDPEAKASASALIDRLGFDTVDAGPLAESWRFEPETAAYVVPYCADTETWRVAMAKLGEEVRSGGPAQTRPPKDPGTPLPAHRLRTLLAETPRVLPTDRVLR from the coding sequence ATGGCAACACTCGGCTTCATCGGCAGCGGCAACATCGGCACGAAAATCGCCCGGCTCGCGATCGCGGCGGGTATCGACGTCGTCCTGTCCAATTCCCGCGGGCCCCAGAGCCTGACCGAGACGATCGCGGAGCTCGGGGAGCGTGCCCGGGCCGCGACGCCCGAGGAGGCGGCCCGAGCGGGCGACTGGGTGGTGGTGAGCATCCCGCTGGCCGCCTACCGGCAGCTTCCGGCCGCCGCGCTGGCGGGCAAGGTCGTGCTCGACACGATCAACTACTACCCGTTCCGCGACGGGGAGTTCGAGGTGCTGAACTCGGGCGGGACCACCACGAGCGAACTCGTCCAGGAGCACCTGGCCGGCGCGAAGCTCGTCAAGGCGTTCAACAACATCAACGACCAGCACATCCCGGCGCTCGCCCGTCCCGCCGGAGCCGCCGACCGCTCCGCCCTGCCGATCGCCGGCGACGACCCGGAGGCGAAGGCGAGCGCCTCCGCCCTCATCGACCGGCTGGGCTTCGACACCGTCGACGCGGGCCCCCTGGCCGAGAGCTGGCGCTTCGAGCCGGAGACCGCCGCCTACGTGGTGCCCTACTGCGCCGACACTGAAACTTGGAGGGTTGCCATGGCCAAGTTGGGCGAGGAGGTCAGGTCCGGCGGCCCGGCTCAGACCCGGCCCCCCAAGGACCCGGGCACCCCACTGCCCGCACACCGGCTGCGCACCCTGCTGGCCGAGACGCCCCGCGTCCTCCCCACCGACCGCGTGCTGCGCTGA
- a CDS encoding TetR family transcriptional regulator: MTSADLPAPTRPPVKRARRADAERNRAAIIEAAGTVFAEQGGTVDVREIARRSGVGMGTLYRHFPTKDDLLATVLEREFASWLTAAHQAAEATEDPWEALTGFFEQTLAHQAGNRALVESYTATGGPPRVCAEYRDAFIDELRTRCLNAGLLRAGVTTADLVLLSASLSQVVQATGDSHPGQWRRLLRISLDGLRARNTEPLPEPEPTLHGDGGGDAPAGD; this comes from the coding sequence GTGACCAGCGCCGACCTGCCCGCACCCACGCGGCCCCCCGTCAAGCGCGCCCGCCGCGCGGACGCCGAGCGCAACCGCGCCGCGATCATCGAGGCGGCCGGTACGGTCTTCGCCGAGCAGGGCGGCACGGTCGACGTCCGCGAGATCGCCCGGCGCAGCGGTGTCGGCATGGGCACGCTCTACCGCCACTTCCCGACCAAGGACGATCTGCTCGCCACCGTCCTGGAGCGGGAGTTCGCCTCCTGGCTCACCGCCGCCCACCAGGCGGCGGAGGCGACCGAGGACCCCTGGGAGGCACTGACCGGCTTCTTCGAACAGACCCTCGCCCACCAGGCAGGCAACCGCGCCCTTGTCGAGAGTTACACCGCCACCGGTGGTCCACCGCGTGTATGCGCCGAGTACCGCGACGCCTTCATCGACGAACTGCGCACCCGCTGCCTGAACGCCGGTCTCCTGCGCGCCGGTGTCACCACCGCCGACCTGGTCCTGCTCAGCGCATCCCTGAGTCAGGTCGTCCAGGCGACCGGCGACAGCCACCCCGGCCAGTGGCGCCGCCTGCTCCGTATCTCCCTCGACGGCCTCCGCGCCCGCAACACCGAGCCACTGCCCGAGCCTGAGCCGACACTCCACGGGGACGGGGGCGGGGACGCACCCGCGGGCGACTGA
- a CDS encoding IclR family transcriptional regulator: MARLTAPALRRGLDILELLVDQDEGLRVPEITQHLGLPRATTHELVNTLADRGYVTVSKETGRVAIGLNALRLGAGYERGLDLATVGRECAGEVARACGETVQVVVRDGRFAVFIVRIDSKYSVRLVSQVGSRLLASCTAGGKALLSALPARELDELFPNDKALQQMTSNSISTRKRLLAEVEEARERGWTEEYCESNDHAACVAAPVYDRLGNCVAAMSISVPTPRWGDAEKEHYVELVLDGARAMAQRLGASVSS; the protein is encoded by the coding sequence GTGGCGCGACTCACCGCTCCGGCCCTGCGCCGGGGCCTGGACATCCTGGAGCTGCTCGTCGACCAGGACGAGGGGCTGCGGGTTCCGGAGATCACCCAGCACCTCGGGCTGCCCCGTGCCACCACGCACGAGCTCGTCAACACACTGGCCGACCGGGGCTATGTGACCGTTTCCAAGGAGACCGGACGCGTCGCGATAGGGCTCAACGCACTGCGACTCGGCGCCGGTTACGAGCGCGGGCTCGACCTCGCGACCGTGGGCCGGGAGTGTGCCGGCGAGGTGGCGCGGGCATGCGGCGAAACGGTCCAGGTGGTCGTACGGGACGGCAGATTCGCGGTGTTCATCGTGCGCATCGACAGCAAGTACTCGGTCCGGTTGGTGTCGCAGGTGGGCAGCCGGCTGCTCGCGTCCTGCACCGCGGGCGGAAAAGCGCTGCTGAGCGCCCTGCCGGCCCGGGAACTCGATGAGCTGTTCCCGAACGACAAGGCGCTGCAGCAGATGACGTCGAACAGCATCTCCACGCGGAAGCGGCTGCTGGCCGAGGTCGAAGAGGCCCGCGAGCGCGGCTGGACCGAGGAGTACTGCGAGTCCAATGACCACGCGGCCTGTGTCGCCGCGCCGGTGTACGACCGGCTCGGCAACTGCGTGGCGGCCATGAGCATCTCGGTGCCGACCCCGCGGTGGGGCGACGCGGAGAAGGAGCACTACGTCGAGTTGGTCCTCGATGGGGCACGGGCGATGGCCCAGCGCCTCGGAGCGAGCGTGTCGTCGTAA
- a CDS encoding aldo/keto reductase, which translates to MKYINLGDLEVSRIGLGAMGMSHGLTGAGTDDAESIRTVHRALELGVTLIDTAEIYGPYINEELLGQALKGRRDQVVLATKFGMVAHSGAGPWNLDSSPANIRTAVEGSLKRLGTDHIDLYYQHRVDPDTPIEETVGAVAELVAEGKVRHIGLSEAGPDTIRRAHAVHPIAAVQSEYSLWTRGLEEHVLPVLRELGIGLVPFSPLGHGFLTGTVRDEADFEEGDFRRGNPRFTGENFQRNLRLADEVQAIAAEAGATPAQVALAWLLAQGDDIAPIPGTKRVARVEENTAADRLRLSAEVLARLSSLPPAVGDTHTEAGMRMLER; encoded by the coding sequence ATGAAGTACATCAACCTGGGTGACCTGGAGGTTTCCCGTATCGGTCTGGGTGCGATGGGCATGTCCCACGGCCTCACCGGCGCCGGAACGGACGACGCGGAGTCCATCCGCACCGTCCACCGGGCCCTGGAGCTGGGCGTCACCCTCATCGACACCGCGGAGATCTACGGCCCCTACATCAACGAGGAACTCCTCGGCCAGGCTCTGAAGGGCCGACGCGATCAGGTGGTGCTGGCCACCAAGTTCGGCATGGTCGCCCACTCCGGGGCGGGCCCGTGGAACCTCGACTCCAGCCCGGCCAACATCCGCACCGCCGTCGAAGGATCGCTGAAACGGCTGGGCACCGACCACATCGACCTGTACTACCAGCACCGCGTCGACCCCGACACCCCCATCGAGGAGACCGTCGGGGCCGTGGCCGAGCTGGTCGCCGAGGGCAAGGTGCGGCATATCGGCCTGTCCGAGGCGGGGCCGGACACGATCCGCCGCGCCCACGCCGTCCACCCCATCGCCGCGGTGCAGTCCGAGTACTCGCTGTGGACCCGCGGACTGGAGGAGCACGTCCTGCCGGTGCTGCGTGAGCTGGGCATCGGCCTGGTCCCCTTCTCACCTCTGGGACACGGCTTCCTCACCGGCACCGTCCGCGACGAGGCCGACTTCGAGGAAGGCGACTTCCGGCGCGGCAACCCGCGCTTCACCGGCGAGAACTTCCAGCGCAATCTGCGTCTCGCGGACGAGGTCCAGGCGATCGCCGCCGAGGCGGGCGCCACACCGGCCCAGGTCGCCCTCGCCTGGCTGCTCGCCCAGGGCGACGACATCGCGCCCATCCCCGGCACCAAGCGCGTGGCCCGCGTGGAGGAGAACACCGCAGCCGACCGCCTCCGGCTGAGCGCGGAGGTCCTGGCCAGGCTCTCCAGCCTGCCCCCGGCCGTCGGAGACACCCACACCGAGGCCGGTATGCGAATGCTGGAACGCTGA
- a CDS encoding IMP dehydrogenase, with amino-acid sequence MRATLLYAADDVHVENVADPKIQNPTDAVVRIVLSCICGSDLWPFKSLPHTDTPRHMGHEFLGVVEETGAEVRGLVPGDLVVAPFMWADNTCGYCRDGLQTSCVHGGQWGVNGVDGGQGQIARVPYADGTLVKLPVGEDSELLPDLLTLSDILCTGYHAARTAGVGRGDSVTVVGDGAVGLAAVIAAKLQGAEQIILMGRHTRRTDLGRGFGATDVVAERGEEGIARVRDLTGGEGTRKVLECVGMRDALVQSFGVVRDGGTISRVGAPQYSDVAFGFGDFMRNISLTGGVAPARAYIEELMPHILDGSIRPGRVFDRTLGLEDIADGYRAMNDREALKVLIRP; translated from the coding sequence ATGCGCGCCACCCTGCTGTACGCGGCCGACGACGTACACGTCGAGAACGTCGCCGACCCGAAGATCCAGAACCCCACCGACGCGGTCGTACGGATCGTGCTGTCCTGCATCTGCGGCAGCGACCTGTGGCCCTTCAAGTCCCTGCCGCACACCGACACCCCCCGCCACATGGGCCATGAGTTCCTGGGCGTCGTCGAGGAGACCGGCGCCGAGGTGCGCGGCCTCGTCCCCGGTGACCTGGTGGTGGCCCCGTTCATGTGGGCCGACAACACCTGCGGGTACTGCCGCGACGGTTTGCAGACCTCCTGTGTGCACGGCGGGCAGTGGGGCGTGAACGGTGTCGACGGCGGCCAGGGGCAGATCGCTCGTGTCCCGTACGCCGACGGCACCCTGGTGAAGCTGCCGGTCGGCGAGGACTCCGAGCTGCTGCCGGATCTGCTGACCCTGTCCGACATCCTGTGCACCGGCTACCATGCGGCCCGTACCGCCGGTGTCGGGCGCGGCGACAGCGTCACCGTCGTCGGCGACGGTGCCGTGGGCCTGGCGGCCGTGATCGCCGCCAAGCTGCAGGGCGCCGAGCAGATCATCCTGATGGGCCGGCACACCCGGCGCACCGATCTGGGCCGTGGCTTCGGCGCCACCGATGTGGTGGCCGAGCGCGGCGAGGAGGGCATCGCCCGGGTGCGTGACCTGACCGGCGGCGAGGGCACCCGTAAGGTCCTGGAATGCGTGGGCATGAGGGACGCGCTGGTGCAGAGCTTCGGCGTGGTCCGCGACGGCGGCACGATCAGCCGTGTCGGCGCCCCGCAGTACAGCGATGTCGCGTTCGGGTTCGGCGACTTCATGCGCAACATCAGCCTCACCGGTGGCGTCGCCCCGGCCCGCGCCTACATCGAGGAGCTGATGCCGCACATCCTCGACGGCTCGATCCGGCCGGGCCGGGTCTTCGACCGCACGCTGGGCCTGGAGGACATCGCCGACGGCTACCGGGCGATGAACGACCGCGAGGCCCTGAAGGTCCTCATCCGCCCGTGA
- a CDS encoding XRE family transcriptional regulator, translated as MAPEQHSGGEELGRFLRARRTQTSPQAAGLTPGPGIRRTPGLRREELATLAGVSIDYYTRLERGKETRPSPAVVDALGRALQLDDAEHQHLRDLAVRAARYAPRPAPAPGRTVRPHLKLLLETLRPNPAYILSRSMDILAHNPGGLALYAGITDWPVKQRNLARYLFLHPAAHEVFPDWENQIRGCVARLRALAGTDPDAPDLTTLVGELLLKSPDFAGLWERYEVTGRKHTAKTFQHPHVGKITLVFQGMALEGTPGHRMGVYTAEPGTPDHDAMLLLDMTATPAEPRPSASEQKR; from the coding sequence ATGGCACCCGAGCAGCACAGCGGCGGCGAGGAACTGGGGCGCTTCCTGCGCGCCCGCCGCACCCAGACCAGCCCCCAGGCCGCCGGCCTCACCCCGGGGCCCGGCATCCGCCGCACCCCCGGCCTGCGCCGCGAGGAACTGGCCACCCTCGCCGGGGTCAGCATCGACTACTACACCCGACTGGAACGCGGCAAGGAAACCCGCCCCAGCCCCGCCGTGGTCGATGCCCTCGGGCGCGCCCTGCAGCTCGACGACGCCGAGCACCAGCATCTGCGCGACCTGGCCGTCCGCGCCGCCCGCTACGCGCCCAGGCCCGCCCCGGCCCCCGGCCGCACCGTGCGCCCCCACCTGAAGCTGCTGCTGGAAACGTTGCGCCCGAACCCCGCGTACATCCTCAGCCGCAGCATGGACATCCTCGCTCACAACCCCGGCGGCCTCGCCCTCTACGCCGGCATCACCGACTGGCCCGTCAAGCAGCGCAACCTCGCCCGCTACCTCTTCCTCCACCCCGCCGCCCACGAGGTCTTCCCCGACTGGGAGAACCAGATCCGCGGCTGCGTCGCCCGCCTGCGCGCCCTGGCCGGCACCGACCCCGACGCCCCCGACCTCACCACTCTCGTCGGCGAACTGCTCCTCAAAAGCCCCGACTTCGCGGGCCTGTGGGAACGGTACGAGGTCACCGGCCGCAAGCACACCGCCAAGACCTTCCAGCACCCCCACGTCGGCAAGATCACTCTCGTCTTTCAGGGCATGGCGCTCGAAGGCACTCCCGGCCACCGCATGGGCGTCTACACGGCCGAACCCGGCACCCCGGACCACGACGCCATGCTCCTGCTCGACATGACCGCCACGCCCGCCGAGCCACGGCCCTCCGCCTCCGAACAGAAGCGCTGA
- a CDS encoding membrane protein — MVSGIQRETEVIVAERTGRIRSPRIYSMTSGVLTGTIALYITLVAFGNITDFDSNQQFVRHVLAMDTTFKDEDLMWRAIDSTALQDTAYVAIIAWETLAALVLLAATAMWFAGPPGDRVRRARQAGTVGLLMLMLLFGAGFIGIGGEWFAMWQSEKWNGLEAATRVFMISGIVLLLIHLLPSAERTDPGSED; from the coding sequence ATGGTCAGCGGGATCCAACGGGAGACAGAGGTCATCGTGGCAGAGCGAACCGGCAGAATACGTTCACCCCGTATCTACTCGATGACCTCGGGGGTGCTCACCGGGACGATCGCGTTGTACATCACGCTCGTCGCCTTCGGGAACATCACCGACTTCGACAGCAACCAGCAGTTCGTGCGGCATGTCCTGGCGATGGACACCACGTTCAAGGACGAAGACCTGATGTGGCGGGCCATCGACTCCACCGCGCTCCAGGACACCGCCTACGTCGCCATCATCGCCTGGGAGACCCTCGCCGCTCTTGTCCTCCTCGCCGCGACGGCCATGTGGTTCGCGGGGCCGCCCGGAGACCGCGTCCGCCGCGCCCGTCAGGCCGGCACCGTGGGGCTGTTGATGCTGATGCTGCTGTTCGGCGCCGGGTTCATCGGCATCGGCGGCGAATGGTTCGCCATGTGGCAGTCGGAGAAGTGGAATGGCCTGGAGGCCGCCACGCGCGTGTTCATGATCTCCGGGATCGTTCTGCTGCTCATTCACCTGCTGCCCTCGGCCGAGCGAACCGATCCGGGCTCCGAGGACTGA
- a CDS encoding alkylhydroperoxidase produces MDARLNYSASQTAGKVLRPVMAAGRAVKESPLPAATQELVAIRVSQINGCAVCIDMHTKEAAAAGETPVRLNLVAVWREATVFTDAERAALELAEEGTRVADAARGVGDEVWANAVKHYDEEQLTALVILVSFMNMVNRLNVITQQPAAGDYEAGQFH; encoded by the coding sequence ATGGACGCGCGACTGAACTACTCCGCCAGCCAGACCGCCGGCAAGGTCCTGAGGCCCGTCATGGCGGCGGGCCGGGCGGTCAAGGAATCACCGCTGCCGGCGGCGACGCAGGAGCTGGTGGCGATACGCGTGAGTCAGATCAACGGCTGCGCCGTCTGCATCGACATGCACACCAAGGAAGCCGCCGCGGCCGGTGAGACCCCGGTGCGGTTGAACCTGGTCGCGGTATGGCGGGAGGCCACCGTCTTCACCGATGCCGAGCGGGCCGCGCTGGAGCTGGCGGAGGAGGGGACCCGGGTCGCGGACGCGGCTCGTGGGGTCGGCGACGAGGTGTGGGCGAATGCCGTCAAGCACTATGACGAGGAGCAGCTCACCGCCCTGGTGATCCTGGTCTCCTTCATGAATATGGTGAACCGGCTGAACGTCATCACCCAGCAGCCGGCGGCCGGTGACTACGAGGCCGGGCAGTTCCACTGA
- a CDS encoding RNA polymerase sigma24 factor: MNKVEEFEELRPLLFSIAYRILGSVSEAEDAVQETWLRFDGSATRPTSTKAYLSATVTRISIDVLRSARVRREEYVGPWFPEPLLSDPYQDPARAVELADSVSMAALLLLERLSPLERAVFVLREVFAFGFDEVATAVGRSEAACRQLLVRARRHMQAGRPRFEADRQERQELATRFFDALKDGDVGALRNLLAADVQLVGDGGGKAPRLAKAVMGAENVARLLGTVFPWLLRIDVSFELHEVNGQPGAVFRERDGKVLQTLVLDVLDGQIQAIRAVINPDKLGHLGPVGDAWAVDREVRQARRRSN, encoded by the coding sequence GTGAACAAGGTCGAGGAGTTCGAGGAGCTGCGGCCGCTGCTGTTCTCGATCGCCTATCGGATCCTGGGCAGTGTGAGTGAGGCCGAGGACGCGGTGCAGGAGACCTGGCTGCGCTTCGACGGGTCGGCGACCCGGCCCACGTCGACCAAGGCATATCTGTCGGCCACGGTGACGCGCATCTCGATCGATGTGCTGCGCTCCGCGCGTGTGCGACGGGAGGAGTACGTGGGCCCGTGGTTCCCCGAGCCGCTGCTCAGCGATCCGTATCAGGACCCGGCCCGGGCGGTGGAGCTGGCCGACTCGGTGTCGATGGCGGCGCTGTTGCTGCTGGAGCGGCTCAGCCCGCTGGAGCGGGCGGTGTTCGTGCTACGGGAGGTGTTCGCCTTCGGGTTCGACGAGGTCGCCACGGCGGTGGGACGGTCGGAGGCGGCATGCAGGCAGCTCCTGGTGCGGGCGCGGCGGCACATGCAGGCCGGGCGGCCGCGGTTCGAGGCGGACCGGCAGGAACGGCAGGAACTGGCCACGCGGTTCTTCGACGCGCTGAAGGACGGTGATGTGGGCGCGCTGCGGAATCTGCTGGCCGCCGATGTGCAACTGGTCGGGGACGGCGGCGGCAAGGCTCCGCGGCTGGCCAAGGCCGTCATGGGCGCGGAGAACGTGGCGCGGTTGCTGGGCACGGTCTTCCCGTGGCTGCTGCGGATCGACGTGTCGTTCGAGCTTCATGAGGTCAACGGCCAGCCGGGCGCGGTCTTCCGGGAGCGGGACGGCAAGGTGCTCCAGACCCTGGTCCTCGATGTGCTCGACGGGCAGATTCAGGCCATCCGCGCGGTGATCAACCCCGACAAGCTCGGCCACCTCGGGCCGGTCGGCGACGCCTGGGCCGTCGACCGCGAGGTGCGGCAGGCCCGGCGGCGCTCGAACTGA